One window from the genome of Pararhizobium gei encodes:
- a CDS encoding thermonuclease family protein, protein MKRNLLTAGGGLLAILVTIALLEGGASVIRGQQDDPISDFTLETPDMSDVPAIGVDEPETDGLQPITIDPAPLDGVSIEAAPMAVRTIAPQQFALPKDISAQPLERIEARKPLSEPEEKPKAVATVLRHPVSLSAGLIAFGENRSLQLEGLLPQDLGRICDDGGAPWPCGAVARTAFRNFLRARALVCLVPKTGWKGMLTAPCTVGNKDPAAWLAENGWGEAAAGSPLESKVKEAQSAGLGFFGRDPRNFRPGPVSPDDALQLPELPDAMENTGPDL, encoded by the coding sequence ATGAAGCGAAACCTATTGACGGCCGGCGGCGGCCTGCTCGCGATCCTTGTAACGATTGCGCTGCTGGAAGGCGGTGCGTCCGTCATTCGTGGGCAGCAGGACGATCCAATATCAGACTTCACGCTGGAAACCCCGGATATGAGCGATGTTCCGGCCATAGGCGTCGATGAACCTGAAACCGATGGGCTGCAACCGATCACGATCGATCCCGCTCCTCTGGATGGCGTTTCCATCGAAGCGGCCCCGATGGCAGTCAGGACTATAGCGCCGCAGCAATTCGCTCTTCCCAAGGATATATCGGCCCAGCCACTGGAGAGGATCGAGGCACGCAAGCCGCTGTCCGAGCCGGAGGAAAAGCCGAAAGCCGTCGCAACCGTTCTTCGCCATCCCGTTAGCCTATCCGCCGGGCTGATCGCTTTTGGCGAGAACCGTTCGCTGCAACTGGAGGGCCTCCTGCCCCAGGACCTCGGGCGCATTTGCGATGACGGTGGAGCACCCTGGCCCTGCGGCGCCGTCGCGCGCACCGCGTTCCGCAATTTCCTGCGCGCCCGCGCCTTGGTCTGCCTGGTTCCGAAGACGGGCTGGAAGGGTATGCTGACAGCGCCTTGCACAGTCGGCAACAAGGATCCCGCGGCCTGGCTTGCAGAAAACGGCTGGGGCGAGGCTGCGGCCGGCTCTCCCCTGGAGAGCAAGGTCAAGGAAGCTCAAAGTGCCGGGCTCGGTTTTTTCGGAAGGGACCCTCGCAATTTCAGGCCGGGGCCGGTATCACCTGACGACGCCCTGCAGTTGCCCGAACTGCCGGACGCGATGGAGAACACAGGACCGGATCTGTAG
- a CDS encoding S24 family peptidase, with protein sequence MFSHDRIWGAIDALAERYQLSPSGLARKAGLDPTSFNKSKRHSVDGRERWPSTESIAKVLDATGSTINQFMEFLRPGATGGSVPYGAFPPQTGSIPLLGFAQAGAGGFFDDGGFPAGQGWDVVEFPAAPGTKAGVYALEIQGDSMLPLYRDGDVLIVEPGAQVRRGDRVVVKTTEGEVMAKILVRQTARNIELLSLNPDHPNRTFDLGEVEWIARIIWASQ encoded by the coding sequence ATGTTTTCACATGACCGTATCTGGGGCGCGATCGATGCGCTCGCCGAGCGCTATCAGCTCTCTCCTTCCGGGCTCGCCCGCAAGGCGGGGCTCGATCCGACGTCCTTCAACAAATCCAAACGTCACTCCGTCGATGGCCGCGAGCGTTGGCCCTCGACGGAGTCGATCGCCAAGGTGCTCGATGCGACGGGTTCGACCATTAATCAGTTCATGGAATTTCTCCGGCCGGGGGCTACGGGCGGCTCGGTGCCCTATGGCGCCTTTCCACCGCAGACCGGCTCGATTCCGCTGCTTGGCTTTGCCCAGGCGGGTGCCGGCGGCTTTTTCGACGATGGTGGCTTTCCGGCCGGACAGGGCTGGGACGTGGTCGAGTTTCCGGCGGCACCCGGCACCAAGGCGGGCGTCTACGCGCTTGAAATTCAGGGGGACAGCATGTTGCCGCTCTATCGTGACGGCGATGTGCTGATCGTGGAGCCGGGCGCGCAGGTTCGCCGCGGCGACAGGGTGGTGGTCAAGACGACGGAAGGCGAGGTCATGGCCAAGATTCTCGTGCGTCAAACAGCTCGTAACATCGAATTGCTGTCGCTCAATCCCGACCATCCGAACCGCACATTCGATCTTGGAGAGGTTGAATGGATCGCCCGCATTATCTGGGCAAGCCAGTAG
- a CDS encoding calcium:proton antiporter, translating into MACRRPIVFTVCRKREGLFYLILKTEILLVVALLAAIAGFAFEETLLETGQIAALAGALALVLAIVFASMRVAHHAEMLAAKVGDPYGTMILTLSAVLVEVIILAIMMGSETSPTLVRDTIYSAVMLDINGILGLAALLGGLKHGEQPYNDDSSRTYCVMILTAMGISMIVPEFVPAAKWHFYSAFTIVAMVTLYTLFLKMQVGAHSYFFSYSYPKRSRAPGTDKPDAGEPVTAAIAILIAGVVVIGVLAEIMSGLLSAGLKESGAPPVMTAIVVAAISASPEIMTAMRAALANRMQAVVNIALGASLSTVILTVPVMEAIALYTGQPFVMAMTPVQTVMVAITLIVAAINLNDGETNAIEGMTHFVLFATFIMLSLIGL; encoded by the coding sequence ATGGCCTGCCGGAGGCCTATAGTTTTTACCGTCTGCCGAAAGCGAGAGGGGCTCTTCTATTTGATCCTGAAGACCGAAATTCTTCTGGTCGTGGCGCTCCTGGCGGCAATCGCCGGCTTTGCGTTCGAAGAGACGCTTCTGGAGACAGGGCAAATCGCGGCGCTTGCCGGGGCCTTGGCTCTCGTGCTTGCCATCGTGTTTGCCTCCATGCGGGTTGCCCACCATGCGGAGATGTTGGCGGCCAAGGTTGGCGATCCCTACGGCACGATGATCCTGACCCTGTCGGCGGTGCTGGTAGAGGTGATCATCCTGGCGATCATGATGGGCAGCGAGACCTCGCCGACGCTGGTGCGCGACACCATTTATTCGGCCGTCATGCTTGATATCAACGGCATTCTCGGGCTGGCGGCGCTACTCGGCGGGTTGAAGCATGGAGAGCAGCCATATAACGACGATTCCAGCCGCACCTATTGCGTCATGATCCTGACCGCGATGGGGATTTCCATGATCGTTCCGGAATTTGTGCCGGCCGCGAAATGGCATTTCTATTCAGCTTTCACCATCGTTGCCATGGTCACGCTCTATACGCTGTTCCTGAAAATGCAGGTTGGCGCGCACAGTTATTTTTTCAGTTACAGCTATCCGAAACGCAGCCGCGCGCCGGGCACGGACAAGCCCGATGCCGGCGAGCCGGTGACGGCGGCGATTGCAATCCTGATTGCCGGGGTGGTGGTGATCGGCGTTCTGGCGGAAATCATGTCGGGCCTTCTGTCTGCCGGCCTGAAGGAATCGGGCGCTCCACCGGTCATGACGGCCATCGTGGTGGCGGCGATTTCCGCTTCGCCCGAGATCATGACGGCCATGCGCGCCGCCCTTGCCAACCGCATGCAGGCCGTCGTCAACATCGCGCTCGGCGCTTCGCTGTCGACGGTCATCCTCACCGTCCCCGTCATGGAGGCGATCGCGCTCTACACAGGCCAGCCTTTCGTCATGGCGATGACGCCGGTGCAGACCGTTATGGTGGCAATCACCTTGATCGTCGCGGCGATCAACCTGAATGACGGCGAGACCAATGCAATCGAGGGCATGACCCATTTCGTGCTTTTCGCGACCTTCATCATGCTGTCACTGATCGGGCTTTAG
- a CDS encoding Tim44 domain-containing protein — MVRAGRILATLAVASVVMLTAIDFAEARRAGSGFGSRGSRTFSQPPATRTNPGDAAPINRTMTPQQQGANPQTGQQQTGQQARPGAQRPGGLFGGLGGSLLGGLALGGLIGMLMGNGLGGAAGFLGLLLQVALIGGAVMLAMRFFGRRRQPAFVGPQGGAGAQAAGFGGATYSPRESTSGMPSFRIPPIGGGGAKATQPAQRGVQDPDEIGVAPEDLDTFEAMLKQVQAAYGAEDYGTLRKLTTPEAMSWLAEELSDNATKGLKNEVRDVHLVQGDVAEAWREEGDDYATVAMRYESIDVTRNRATGEVVEGDPDQPTEAVELWTFLRKRGGDWQVSAIQGMAA; from the coding sequence ATGGTCAGGGCAGGACGAATTCTCGCGACGCTTGCAGTCGCATCCGTGGTGATGTTGACGGCGATCGATTTTGCCGAAGCGCGGCGCGCCGGCAGCGGCTTCGGCAGCCGGGGCTCCCGCACATTTTCGCAGCCACCGGCGACGCGTACAAACCCCGGCGATGCAGCCCCGATCAACAGAACCATGACGCCGCAGCAGCAGGGTGCGAACCCGCAGACTGGCCAGCAGCAGACTGGCCAGCAGGCCCGCCCCGGCGCGCAGCGTCCCGGTGGCCTGTTCGGCGGCCTTGGTGGATCGCTGCTCGGCGGTCTGGCGCTCGGCGGTCTGATCGGCATGCTGATGGGCAACGGCCTTGGCGGCGCTGCCGGCTTCCTGGGTCTCCTCCTGCAGGTGGCGCTGATCGGTGGCGCGGTGATGCTGGCCATGCGTTTCTTCGGACGCCGCAGGCAACCGGCTTTTGTCGGACCGCAGGGTGGCGCGGGAGCGCAGGCCGCAGGTTTCGGCGGCGCGACCTATTCGCCGCGTGAAAGCACGAGCGGCATGCCGTCCTTCCGTATTCCGCCGATCGGCGGCGGTGGTGCCAAGGCGACGCAGCCTGCGCAGCGCGGGGTGCAGGATCCGGACGAAATTGGCGTTGCGCCCGAGGATCTCGACACATTTGAGGCCATGCTGAAGCAGGTCCAGGCCGCCTATGGCGCGGAAGATTATGGCACCCTGCGCAAACTGACGACACCGGAAGCCATGTCCTGGCTTGCCGAGGAACTGAGCGACAACGCCACCAAGGGCCTGAAGAACGAGGTGCGCGATGTGCATCTGGTACAAGGCGATGTTGCCGAAGCCTGGCGCGAGGAGGGCGACGACTATGCGACCGTCGCCATGCGCTACGAAAGCATCGACGTAACCCGCAACCGCGCCACTGGCGAAGTGGTCGAGGGCGATCCCGACCAGCCGACGGAAGCCGTCGAACTCTGGACCTTCCTGCGCAAGCGGGGCGGCGACTGGCAGGTTTCGGCCATCCAGGGCATGGCGGCCTAG
- a CDS encoding DMT family transporter, giving the protein MQNRAALGITYLCLGILIFSVQDAIIKAVSGSYPLTQVVATRGVVAIPLLLAFVHIESGLSSIFARNVWPLAGRALLLLVAYTSYYMAFPALPLADAVALYFTVPLFMLALAAPLLGEAIGWRRITAVCVGFIGVMVMLRPGAGLFEPAALLSLFSAATYALAMLMARKMGNDVSASVMSFYQNGVYLIGALLIAGFFHATGIHQASHKSIEFLIRPWVWPNLHDFLLIASCGVIAAVAMTLLTNAYRIAKASIVASFEYTGMLWAPLWGFLFFGEVPYLTTVAGAGLIIASGLFALSSPAAREDKAAEGRAER; this is encoded by the coding sequence TTGCAGAATCGCGCCGCACTGGGGATCACCTATCTGTGCCTCGGCATCCTGATCTTTTCCGTGCAGGACGCCATCATCAAGGCGGTATCCGGCAGCTACCCGCTGACCCAGGTGGTGGCGACGCGCGGCGTGGTCGCGATCCCGCTCCTGCTCGCCTTCGTGCATATAGAATCCGGCCTATCCTCGATTTTTGCCCGCAATGTCTGGCCGCTTGCCGGCCGGGCTCTTCTCCTGCTCGTCGCCTATACCAGCTACTACATGGCCTTCCCGGCGCTGCCACTGGCCGATGCCGTAGCGCTCTATTTCACCGTGCCGCTGTTCATGCTGGCGCTGGCCGCCCCCTTGCTCGGCGAGGCGATCGGCTGGCGGCGGATCACGGCGGTCTGCGTCGGTTTTATCGGCGTCATGGTCATGCTGCGGCCGGGCGCCGGCCTGTTCGAGCCGGCAGCGCTGCTCTCGCTGTTTTCGGCGGCGACCTATGCGCTCGCCATGCTGATGGCGCGCAAGATGGGCAATGACGTCTCGGCCTCCGTGATGTCCTTCTACCAGAACGGCGTCTATCTCATCGGCGCGCTGCTGATCGCCGGCTTCTTCCACGCCACCGGCATCCACCAGGCAAGCCACAAGTCGATCGAATTCCTGATCCGTCCCTGGGTCTGGCCCAACCTGCACGATTTCCTCCTGATCGCCTCCTGCGGCGTCATCGCCGCCGTCGCCATGACGCTGCTCACCAACGCCTACCGCATCGCCAAGGCCAGCATCGTCGCCTCCTTCGAATACACCGGCATGCTCTGGGCCCCGCTCTGGGGGTTCCTGTTCTTCGGCGAGGTGCCTTATCTGACGACGGTTGCCGGTGCCGGGCTGATCATTGCATCGGGTTTGTTTGCGCTGAGTTCGCCGGCGGCCAGGGAGGATAAGGCGGCAGAAGGACGGGCGGAGAGATAG
- a CDS encoding DUF4174 domain-containing protein, with translation MKTVALASLIALAAGGSSAAMPGGLSQFQWEKRVLILFASPDDATYLKQRQIIDAQQAGLAERDMVVIRIDGAAAELVFGTAKNIDANAISREVSFQPDAGFQAILIGKDGGVKLRETRAVSEEALFGLIDSMPMRARERK, from the coding sequence ATGAAAACCGTCGCGCTTGCCAGCCTTATTGCTCTTGCAGCCGGAGGGTCTTCTGCCGCAATGCCGGGTGGACTTTCGCAGTTTCAATGGGAGAAGCGCGTCCTTATCCTTTTCGCTTCCCCGGACGACGCGACCTATCTCAAGCAGAGACAGATCATTGACGCGCAGCAGGCCGGCCTAGCGGAACGTGACATGGTGGTCATTCGTATCGATGGCGCTGCGGCGGAACTTGTGTTCGGAACGGCGAAAAACATAGACGCCAACGCAATCAGCCGTGAGGTCTCTTTTCAGCCGGACGCCGGATTCCAGGCCATACTGATCGGCAAGGACGGCGGCGTGAAACTGCGCGAGACGCGGGCTGTCTCAGAGGAGGCCTTGTTTGGCTTGATCGATTCCATGCCGATGCGGGCACGGGAAAGGAAGTAG
- a CDS encoding FAD-dependent oxidoreductase has product MTYTNFTIETDTDGLALVTWDMPDKSMNVFTAAVLEELNAIIDAVVADAEIKGVVFTSGKSTFSGGADLSMIKGMFTFQAEEKKKNPDTAAEKLFELCGQMTGIFRKLETCGKPWVSAINGTCMGGAFELSLACHGRVASNVKSVKIALPEVKVGIFPGAGGTQRVPRLTNAQDALQMMTTGSSLTPQRAKAMGLVHELADPDKLIEAAKTMLKNGLKPVQPWDEKGFKVPGGGIWTPAAAQLWPAASGILRRETYGNYPGALAILKCVYEGLQVPFDTGLKIEQRYFTQILQTTEAFSMIRSLFVSMQELGKGARRPAGPPKSKFARIGVVGAGFMGASIAYVTAAAGIPVTLVDRDMEAATKGKAHSEGLVKDSIGKGRMTQEQGEALLALITPSADYNDLADVKLVVEAVFEDRQVKKDVIEKVEAVLAEDAIFASNTSTLPITGLAKNSKRPAQFIGIHFFSPVEKMMLTEVILGKETGDEALAAALDFVAAIKKTPIVVNDTRGFYVNRCVFRYIHEAYDMLIEGVPAAMIENAAKMAGMPVGPLSLNDEVAIDLSQKILKASIADLGEAAVDPQHMTLINRLVDDLDRRGRKNGKGFYDYPAKPAKKSLWPGLKDLFPQKSADAFDVTVLKQRFLATIALEAARTMEEGIVTDPREADVGSILGFGFAPYTGGTLSYIDGMGVKAFVAMCEKLAASYGEHFQPTALLQDMAAKRETFYGRFDPYAVAAKAA; this is encoded by the coding sequence ATGACCTATACCAATTTCACCATCGAAACCGATACCGACGGTCTGGCGCTTGTCACCTGGGACATGCCGGACAAGTCGATGAACGTGTTTACCGCCGCCGTCCTTGAAGAACTGAACGCTATCATCGACGCGGTCGTCGCGGATGCCGAGATCAAGGGCGTCGTCTTCACCTCCGGCAAGTCGACCTTTTCCGGTGGTGCCGACCTGTCGATGATCAAGGGCATGTTCACCTTCCAGGCCGAAGAAAAGAAGAAGAACCCGGATACGGCCGCCGAAAAGCTGTTCGAGCTCTGCGGCCAGATGACCGGCATCTTCCGCAAGCTGGAAACCTGCGGCAAGCCGTGGGTTTCGGCGATCAACGGCACCTGCATGGGCGGCGCATTTGAATTGTCATTGGCTTGCCACGGCCGGGTCGCCTCCAACGTCAAGTCGGTGAAGATCGCGCTTCCGGAAGTCAAGGTCGGGATTTTCCCGGGCGCCGGCGGCACGCAGCGCGTTCCGCGGCTGACGAATGCGCAGGACGCCCTGCAGATGATGACGACCGGCTCGTCGCTCACCCCGCAGCGCGCCAAGGCGATGGGCCTCGTGCACGAACTGGCCGATCCCGACAAGCTGATCGAAGCCGCCAAGACCATGCTGAAGAACGGCCTGAAGCCGGTTCAGCCCTGGGACGAAAAGGGCTTCAAGGTGCCCGGCGGCGGCATCTGGACGCCGGCCGCGGCCCAGCTCTGGCCGGCGGCCTCCGGCATCCTGCGCCGCGAGACCTATGGCAACTATCCGGGCGCGCTCGCCATCCTGAAATGCGTTTATGAAGGCCTACAGGTGCCGTTCGACACTGGCCTGAAGATCGAGCAGCGTTACTTCACGCAGATATTGCAGACCACCGAGGCCTTCTCGATGATCCGCTCGCTGTTCGTCTCGATGCAGGAACTCGGCAAGGGCGCCCGTCGCCCGGCCGGCCCGCCGAAATCGAAATTCGCCAGGATCGGCGTCGTCGGCGCCGGCTTCATGGGCGCCTCGATCGCCTATGTCACGGCCGCCGCCGGCATTCCCGTCACCCTTGTCGACCGCGACATGGAAGCGGCCACCAAGGGCAAGGCCCATTCCGAAGGTCTGGTGAAGGATAGCATTGGTAAGGGGCGGATGACGCAGGAACAGGGCGAGGCGCTGCTGGCGCTGATCACCCCGTCTGCCGACTACAATGACCTTGCCGACGTCAAGCTCGTCGTCGAGGCCGTGTTCGAGGACCGCCAGGTCAAGAAGGATGTGATCGAAAAGGTCGAGGCGGTTCTGGCCGAGGACGCGATCTTCGCGTCCAACACCTCGACCCTGCCGATCACCGGCCTTGCCAAGAATTCCAAGCGCCCGGCCCAGTTCATCGGCATCCACTTCTTCTCGCCGGTCGAGAAAATGATGTTGACGGAAGTCATCCTCGGCAAGGAAACCGGTGACGAGGCGCTGGCCGCAGCGCTCGATTTCGTCGCCGCCATCAAGAAGACGCCGATCGTCGTCAACGATACGCGCGGCTTCTACGTCAACCGCTGCGTCTTCCGCTATATCCACGAAGCCTATGACATGCTGATCGAAGGCGTGCCGGCAGCGATGATCGAAAATGCCGCCAAGATGGCCGGCATGCCTGTTGGACCGCTCTCGCTCAACGACGAGGTGGCGATCGATCTGTCCCAGAAGATCCTGAAGGCCTCGATCGCCGATCTGGGCGAAGCCGCTGTCGATCCGCAGCACATGACGCTGATCAACAGACTGGTCGATGACCTCGACCGCCGCGGCCGCAAGAACGGCAAGGGCTTCTACGACTACCCGGCAAAGCCTGCCAAGAAGTCGCTCTGGCCGGGCCTGAAGGACCTCTTCCCGCAGAAGAGCGCCGACGCGTTCGACGTCACCGTGCTGAAACAGCGCTTCCTCGCCACCATCGCGCTCGAAGCCGCCCGCACAATGGAAGAAGGCATCGTCACCGACCCGCGCGAAGCCGACGTCGGCTCCATCCTCGGCTTCGGCTTTGCCCCCTACACCGGCGGCACGCTGAGCTACATCGACGGCATGGGCGTAAAGGCATTCGTGGCGATGTGCGAGAAGCTGGCGGCGAGCTACGGGGAGCATTTCCAGCCGACGGCGCTGCTGCAGGATATGGCGGCCAAGCGCGAGACGTTCTATGGGCGGTTTGATCCGTATGCGGTGGCAGCAAAGGCTGCGTGA
- a CDS encoding cupin domain-containing protein yields the protein MSTGTIESEFAEITEHWSPRVVADLNGQSGKLAKVKDRLTWHSHHDEDELFLIWKGELTIEYRDRPNVLLKAGDFHVVPKGVEHNQVAAEECWLLLFEPSQTKHTGDVVMEKTKTVEAQRSHLSA from the coding sequence ATGAGCACCGGAACGATTGAAAGCGAATTTGCCGAAATCACCGAGCATTGGTCGCCCCGCGTCGTCGCAGACCTCAACGGCCAGAGTGGGAAGCTCGCGAAGGTGAAGGACCGTCTGACCTGGCATTCGCACCACGACGAGGACGAGTTGTTTCTCATCTGGAAGGGCGAACTGACGATCGAATATCGCGACCGGCCGAACGTGTTGTTGAAGGCCGGCGACTTTCATGTGGTTCCGAAGGGCGTCGAGCATAACCAGGTTGCGGCCGAAGAGTGCTGGCTCCTGTTGTTCGAGCCATCGCAAACCAAACACACAGGCGACGTCGTCATGGAGAAGACCAAGACCGTCGAAGCGCAACGCAGCCACCTGTCGGCCTGA
- a CDS encoding acetyl-CoA C-acetyltransferase, which translates to MTDVFIYDHVRTPRGRGKKDGSLHEVPTPRLAAKVLEALRDRNGLDTSTVDDIIMGCVDPVFEAGAVIPKAAAFEAGYSSKAPGMQISRFCASGLDAVNFAAGKVAQGSDDIVIAGGVESMSRIGMGMSGGAWYMDPSVNFPGYFMPQGVSADLIATKYGFSRDDVDAYAVESQKRAAYSWDSGYFDRSVIPVKDQNGITILAKDEHMRPTTTMQSLAALNPSFQMPGEMGGFEAVGIQAHPEIEKITYVHHAGNSSGIVDGSAAVLVGSKAGGEAMGIKPRARIRHFANIGSDPALMLTGPVDVTEKLLKRSGMTIADIDLFELNEAFAAVVLRYMQAFDISHDIMNVNGGAIAMGHPLGATGAMILGTVLDELERRDLNTALVTLCIGAGMGTATIIERV; encoded by the coding sequence ATGACCGACGTCTTCATTTACGATCATGTGCGCACGCCGCGCGGACGGGGCAAGAAGGATGGCTCGCTGCACGAAGTGCCGACGCCGCGTCTTGCCGCAAAGGTGCTCGAGGCGCTGCGCGACCGCAACGGGCTCGACACGTCCACCGTCGACGACATCATCATGGGCTGCGTCGATCCGGTCTTCGAGGCCGGTGCCGTGATCCCCAAGGCGGCCGCCTTCGAGGCCGGCTATTCCAGCAAGGCGCCGGGCATGCAGATCTCGCGCTTCTGCGCGTCCGGTCTCGATGCCGTGAATTTCGCGGCCGGCAAGGTTGCGCAGGGTTCGGACGACATCGTTATTGCCGGCGGCGTGGAATCGATGTCGCGCATCGGCATGGGCATGTCGGGCGGCGCCTGGTACATGGACCCGTCGGTCAACTTCCCCGGCTATTTCATGCCGCAGGGCGTGTCGGCCGACCTGATCGCCACGAAATACGGTTTTTCCCGCGATGACGTCGATGCCTATGCGGTCGAGAGCCAGAAGCGCGCCGCGTATTCCTGGGACAGTGGCTACTTCGACAGGTCCGTCATTCCGGTGAAGGACCAGAACGGCATCACCATCCTTGCCAAGGACGAGCACATGCGTCCGACGACGACCATGCAGTCGCTCGCCGCGCTCAACCCGTCCTTCCAGATGCCGGGCGAGATGGGTGGCTTCGAGGCCGTCGGTATCCAGGCCCATCCGGAAATCGAAAAGATCACCTATGTCCACCACGCCGGCAATTCGTCCGGCATCGTCGATGGTTCTGCCGCCGTGCTGGTCGGCTCCAAGGCCGGCGGCGAGGCGATGGGGATCAAGCCGCGCGCCCGCATCCGGCATTTTGCCAATATCGGCTCGGATCCGGCCCTGATGCTGACCGGCCCCGTCGATGTCACCGAGAAGCTGCTGAAGCGCTCCGGCATGACGATCGCCGATATCGACCTGTTCGAACTGAACGAGGCGTTTGCCGCCGTCGTGCTGCGCTACATGCAGGCGTTCGACATTTCCCACGACATCATGAACGTCAATGGCGGCGCGATTGCCATGGGCCATCCGCTCGGCGCGACCGGCGCGATGATCCTCGGCACGGTACTCGACGAGTTGGAACGCCGCGACTTGAACACCGCCCTGGTGACGCTCTGCATCGGCGCCGGCATGGGCACGGCTACGATCATCGAACGGGTGTGA
- a CDS encoding type II toxin-antitoxin system PemK/MazF family toxin, giving the protein MERGDIWFADLEPTRGHEQAKSRYCLIVSQGNFNRLGLQFIAPITIGGNFARAKGFSVSLSGAGTRTSGVILCHQVRAIDVKARGGRFIEKAPPFITAEVLARISTFFE; this is encoded by the coding sequence ATGGAGAGAGGCGACATCTGGTTTGCTGATCTAGAACCGACACGCGGGCATGAGCAGGCGAAATCACGCTACTGCCTGATCGTATCCCAAGGTAATTTCAATCGGCTTGGATTACAGTTTATTGCCCCTATCACGATTGGCGGCAATTTTGCCCGTGCGAAAGGATTCAGCGTTTCGCTTTCGGGGGCCGGTACACGCACAAGCGGCGTCATTCTTTGTCATCAGGTTCGGGCAATCGACGTGAAAGCCCGTGGTGGCCGCTTCATAGAAAAAGCACCCCCGTTTATAACGGCCGAGGTTCTCGCCCGTATCAGTACGTTCTTCGAATAG
- a CDS encoding AbrB/MazE/SpoVT family DNA-binding domain-containing protein, with protein MASSTLRNAGGSVIMTVPKPVLDELGLQANTTVDVMAVDGKMVVAAQKRPKYTLEELLAQCDFDAPWSEEELEWMNMPSVGNEIID; from the coding sequence ATGGCTTCATCCACACTCCGAAATGCCGGAGGGTCGGTCATCATGACAGTGCCCAAACCGGTGCTCGATGAACTCGGACTTCAAGCCAACACGACGGTTGATGTGATGGCGGTGGACGGCAAAATGGTCGTCGCTGCCCAGAAGCGTCCGAAGTATACTTTGGAGGAACTTCTTGCCCAATGCGATTTTGATGCGCCGTGGAGCGAAGAGGAACTCGAGTGGATGAACATGCCGTCCGTTGGTAATGAGATTATCGATTGA